In the genome of Labeo rohita strain BAU-BD-2019 chromosome 2, IGBB_LRoh.1.0, whole genome shotgun sequence, the window ttttaatgcttcaTTTTTCAGCCTGATGAAATCGATGTCATTGTCGGCAAAGACAGAGAGGGCTTCTTCACCAGTGGGCTGACCCTAGGGAAAAAGAAGTGCTCTGTGATCAGAGACAGCCTTCAGGTGGAAGGGGACTGGACAATGGACATCAGGACAAAGAGTCATAATGGAGAGCCGACATACAATGTTTCCATAGGCAGAGCTGGCAAAGGTAAACTATacatgtaaaacatttaatttagcaCACAGTTATATTCAGATCACCCCCGAAAAGCACTTGATGCTtttatcattcattttaataagaaTCTGTCTTTTCAGAACAGTTATAGATTAgctattttagaaaaatgaccCTTAATGCTAAGATGTGCCCACTCATACAGTCTGCCTTTGTGGTCCTCTTTTTGAAAATAAGGATAAACAGACATGGAAGGTATAGTTTTAAGCCAGTGCGATCTTCTGTCCCCCACTCCTCCCAAGAGCTGGATTTCAGCGCTGTGCATGTACAAGCTTTTCTCGATCTAACAGTGTGAGACTTTCCTTCACCTTCTCACCGTTTAACGAATTCGGGCCTGGGCTATCAATCATTCGGTTGTGCGGTAAACACCCCTCCACACCCTATTATCCATGTTAAATAAATCATCAGGGCGCAATTCAAGTAGACACTGATTATTTGCACAATCCAAATGGTAAGTTTTAAAGATCAGACATTCGCAACCAAAATTGGGTGGCGTGTTTTAGCACGTTTGATATAGCGTCAACGTGGTCCCGTTAAAAAAAATTTAGCTGCAAGGTAACTCTGTTTCAAGGGAATTGGGGTGTGTGGGGTGAGTCGAAGGTCCTTTGGAATGTGGCAGCGTCAAATTCCTTTTCCTATTTCCTCTTTCCTGTACACTAAAATGTGTCACTACAAAGCTCAAGCAGCCAGCTTCAGAGCTCCTTGACAAATCACTTTCCTCTACTCGGTTGCTTTTAATGGTGAAGCGCATGTGCATGCAAACACTTCTGATTGCAATTGTGATTCTCTTTCTCCTCTGTTTCATGATTGTTCCCTTTTTCCCCCCCCCCTAACCACCGCGCTTCTCAACTTTCCCCTTTtctatttcttctctttcagtCTTGGTTCTTGTAATGGGCAAAGAAGGGGTCCATGGAGGCGGATTGAATAAGAAGGCATACTCAATGGCAAAATACTTGAGGGATTCAGGGTTCTAATGTAATTAAGCTTGTTTAGTTTCACTTGAGGgacagaaagaagaaagaagttTGCTGTTAAGCTTTCTCCTTCAAGCAGTTAATGTCTTGAAAAAATTTAATAGCAATCAAGGAAAGAATGGTGATAATATCCTATAATGTCCCCGTGTCATCGGGGGGaaagacttttctttttttttttttttttttttttttttttttttttcttttcagttttgttcatttgtcgtcttttttctttccttatGTACTCCAGTGTTGGTTATAGTCATGGGAAAGGAAGGTACCCACGGAGGATCGCTCAACAAGAAAGCATTTGGCATGGCTGAGTACCTAAGGAAAGTTGGATACTAAAGCAGCCCCTTCCCATCCATCCACACAGCAGCTCACTTTAATACACCGCACCACACTACCCACCCCACCCTCATCCTCGCCCCCTTTTTGTCAACTTGACAACACTACCAGAAACAGTTAGTAGATGCATCGTTGTCTCTCCAAGTATatctgtccatttttttttttttttttttttatttttttaaagttttcctTTTGCTCCGTGTCCTTTAGTTTTCTGAGTTTcgacatctttattttgtgccACAGTAAATCAAGCATGTTGGTTTTATGAAGGTTCAATCACAAACACTACTGTACATACCATAGATGTAAAAtgaaga includes:
- the pfn2a gene encoding profilin 2a isoform X1, coding for MSWQSYVDNLMADGSCQDAAIVGYTDAKYVWASSEGGTFSGITPDEIDVIVGKDREGFFTSGLTLGKKKCSVIRDSLQVEGDWTMDIRTKSHNGEPTYNVSIGRAGKVLVIVMGKEGTHGGSLNKKAFGMAEYLRKVGY
- the pfn2a gene encoding profilin 2a isoform X2, which produces MSWQSYVDNLMADGSCQDAAIVGYTDAKYVWASSEGGTFSGITPDEIDVIVGKDREGFFTSGLTLGKKKCSVIRDSLQVEGDWTMDIRTKSHNGEPTYNVSIGRAGKVLVLVMGKEGVHGGGLNKKAYSMAKYLRDSGF